In Pseudomonas hamedanensis, a single window of DNA contains:
- a CDS encoding heavy metal response regulator transcription factor, which yields MRVLIIEDEEKTADYLHRGLTEQGYTVDRARDGVEGLHLALECDYAVIVLDVMLPGLDGFGVLRALRARKQTPVIMLTARERVEDRIKGLRDGADDYLGKPFSFLELVARLQALTRRSGGHEPVQVTIADLWIDLISRKATRAGTRLDLTAKEFSLLSVLARRQGEILSKTAIAEMVWDINFDSDANVVEVAIKRLRAKLDGPFDEKLLHTIRGMGYVLESRGVQ from the coding sequence ATGCGCGTTCTGATTATCGAAGACGAAGAAAAAACCGCGGACTATCTGCACCGTGGCCTGACCGAACAGGGCTACACCGTGGACCGCGCCCGCGATGGCGTTGAAGGTCTGCATCTGGCGCTGGAGTGCGATTACGCGGTGATCGTCCTCGACGTCATGCTGCCAGGCCTCGATGGCTTCGGCGTGCTGCGGGCATTGCGCGCACGCAAGCAGACTCCGGTGATCATGCTCACTGCCCGCGAGCGCGTCGAAGACCGCATCAAAGGCCTGCGCGACGGCGCCGACGATTACCTCGGCAAACCGTTTTCTTTCCTCGAACTGGTCGCCCGCCTGCAAGCGCTGACCCGGCGCAGCGGTGGCCACGAACCGGTACAAGTGACCATCGCCGACCTCTGGATCGATCTGATCAGCCGCAAAGCCACCCGCGCCGGCACGCGCCTGGACCTGACCGCCAAGGAATTCTCCCTGCTCAGTGTCCTCGCCCGCCGCCAGGGCGAAATCCTCTCGAAAACCGCTATTGCCGAAATGGTCTGGGACATCAATTTCGACAGCGATGCCAACGTCGTCGAGGTCGCGATCAAACGCCTGCGCGCCAAGCTAGACGGGCCGTTCGACGAGAAACTGCTGCACACCATTCGCGGCATGGGTTATGTGCTGGAGAGCCGTGGTGTCCAGTAA
- a CDS encoding sensor domain-containing diguanylate cyclase — protein sequence MIANRTPSITGQTGRPELLLIGGSLLTVIAMVCIVTFLLIRERASAQDAATRRATTIAQLIDADVLRTVELYDLTLQGLIAAAQRDELQNVSPQIRHLALFDRSTTARFKGDILLLDKHGEVIADSSRIEPKPGNFADRDYFLAHAFNRDMGMFISRPFKTRCDCDEADQWRISFSRRIASQTGEFLGVAVASLKLDYFDDLFKSLDIGTDSTLNIINSDGVLLAQKPYLQSDSVGKSFGNRPNVIRILNDRDGSGSFTSTSSMDEQRRLYTYSRVGNLPLTVMVALSSAEVFGTWRRTALLISGATGVLCMGLLWLTWLLARELRRRQRAERELAQLAATDDLTGVANRRMLDQTLRHEWFRAQRSGQPLSVMMIDADHFKAFNDRHGHQAGDQALKTLARVIGENVRRPADLVARYGGEEFSVILAETDSAGAQQIAEQIRQAVENLPWVDGAERAMTVSIGIATWTSASEMTLEQLLFTADKALYQAKEGGRNRVVVSV from the coding sequence ATGATCGCCAACCGCACCCCGTCCATCACAGGCCAGACCGGTCGCCCCGAACTGTTGTTGATCGGCGGCAGCCTGCTAACCGTGATTGCGATGGTGTGCATCGTCACCTTCCTGCTGATCCGCGAGCGCGCCAGTGCACAGGACGCCGCCACCCGTCGCGCCACCACCATTGCGCAACTGATCGACGCCGATGTGCTGCGTACCGTCGAACTGTACGACCTGACGCTGCAAGGCCTGATCGCCGCCGCCCAGCGTGATGAACTGCAAAACGTCTCGCCACAGATCCGCCATCTGGCGTTGTTCGATCGCTCCACCACCGCACGCTTCAAAGGCGACATCCTGTTGCTCGACAAGCACGGCGAGGTGATCGCCGACTCCTCGCGCATCGAACCGAAACCGGGCAACTTCGCTGACCGGGATTATTTTCTCGCCCATGCGTTCAACCGCGACATGGGCATGTTTATCAGCCGACCGTTCAAGACCCGTTGCGACTGCGACGAGGCTGACCAGTGGCGGATCAGCTTCAGCCGGCGCATTGCTTCGCAGACCGGTGAGTTCCTTGGCGTAGCCGTCGCTTCGTTGAAACTCGATTACTTCGACGACCTGTTCAAAAGCCTCGACATCGGCACCGACAGTACGCTCAACATCATCAACAGCGATGGCGTTCTGCTCGCACAGAAGCCGTACCTGCAGAGCGACTCGGTAGGCAAGAGCTTCGGCAATCGGCCCAACGTTATACGGATTCTCAACGACCGCGATGGCAGCGGCAGTTTCACCAGTACGTCCAGCATGGATGAACAACGCCGGCTCTACACCTACTCACGGGTCGGCAATCTGCCGTTAACGGTGATGGTCGCGCTGTCGAGCGCTGAAGTGTTCGGCACGTGGCGGCGCACGGCCCTGCTGATCAGCGGCGCCACCGGCGTGCTGTGCATGGGCCTGCTGTGGCTGACCTGGCTGCTGGCCCGCGAGTTGCGCCGACGCCAGCGCGCCGAGCGCGAACTGGCGCAACTGGCCGCCACCGACGACCTGACCGGCGTAGCCAATCGGCGCATGCTCGATCAGACGTTGCGTCACGAGTGGTTCCGCGCCCAGCGCTCGGGCCAGCCGCTGTCGGTGATGATGATCGATGCCGACCACTTCAAGGCGTTCAACGACCGGCACGGCCATCAGGCTGGCGATCAGGCGTTGAAGACGCTGGCCCGGGTCATCGGCGAAAACGTCCGGCGCCCGGCGGATCTGGTGGCGCGTTACGGCGGCGAGGAGTTTTCGGTGATTCTCGCCGAAACCGACAGTGCCGGCGCGCAACAGATTGCCGAGCAGATTCGTCAGGCCGTGGAGAACTTGCCGTGGGTCGATGGGGCTGAGCGGGCGATGACCGTGAGTATCGGCATCGCGACGTGGACATCGGCCAGCGAAATGACCTTGGAGCAGTTGCTGTTTACGGCGGACAAGGCGTTGTATCAGGCCAAGGAAGGCGGGCGGAATCGGGTCGTGGTGTCGGTTTGA
- the ftsA gene encoding cell division protein FtsA codes for MANVQSGKMIVGLDIGTSKVVALVGEVADDGTLEIVGIGTHPSRGLKKGVVVNIESTVQSIQRAIEEAQLMAGCRIHSAFVGVAGNHIRSLNSHGIVAIRDREVSSADLERVLDAAQAVAIPADQRVLHTLPQDYVIDNQEGVREPLGMSGVRLEAKVHVVTCAVNAAQNIEKCVRRCGLEIDDIILEQLASAYSVLTDDEKELGVCLVDIGGGTTDIAIFTEGAIRHTAVIPIAGDQVTNDIAMALRTPTQYAEEIKIRYACALAKLAGAGETIKVPSVGDRPPRELSRQALAEVVEPRYDELFTLIQAELRRSGYEDLIPAGIVLTGGTSKMEGATELAEEIFHMPVRLGVPHGVKGLDDVVRNPIYSTGVGLLMYGLQKQSDGVSFSGIGSRDSYSNDEPQAPLLDRLKKWVQGNF; via the coding sequence ATGGCAAACGTGCAAAGCGGCAAAATGATCGTCGGTCTGGATATCGGCACCTCCAAGGTGGTGGCGCTGGTAGGCGAGGTCGCGGACGACGGCACGCTGGAAATCGTCGGTATCGGTACGCACCCGTCCCGCGGCCTGAAGAAGGGCGTGGTGGTGAACATCGAGTCCACCGTGCAATCGATCCAGCGCGCGATCGAAGAAGCCCAGTTGATGGCGGGCTGCCGCATTCACTCGGCATTTGTCGGCGTGGCCGGCAATCACATCCGCAGCCTGAACTCCCACGGCATCGTCGCGATTCGTGATCGCGAAGTCAGCTCGGCTGACCTTGAGCGTGTGCTCGACGCCGCCCAGGCCGTGGCGATCCCGGCTGATCAGCGCGTGCTGCACACCCTGCCGCAGGATTACGTGATCGATAACCAGGAAGGCGTGCGCGAGCCACTGGGCATGTCCGGCGTGCGTCTGGAAGCCAAGGTTCACGTGGTCACCTGCGCCGTCAACGCCGCCCAGAACATTGAAAAATGCGTGCGTCGCTGCGGCCTGGAAATCGACGACATCATTCTTGAGCAACTGGCCTCGGCCTATTCGGTGCTGACCGATGACGAAAAAGAGCTGGGCGTGTGCCTGGTCGACATCGGCGGCGGCACCACCGACATCGCCATCTTCACCGAAGGTGCGATCCGCCATACGGCAGTGATCCCGATTGCCGGTGATCAGGTGACCAACGACATCGCCATGGCGTTGCGCACCCCGACCCAGTACGCCGAAGAGATCAAGATCCGTTACGCCTGCGCCCTGGCCAAACTGGCCGGTGCCGGTGAAACCATCAAGGTGCCAAGCGTCGGCGACCGTCCACCGCGCGAGCTGTCGCGTCAGGCCCTGGCCGAAGTGGTCGAGCCGCGTTACGACGAACTGTTCACGCTGATTCAGGCCGAGCTGCGTCGCAGCGGTTACGAAGACCTGATCCCGGCCGGCATCGTCCTGACTGGAGGTACGTCGAAGATGGAAGGCGCCACCGAACTGGCCGAAGAAATCTTCCACATGCCGGTGCGCCTCGGCGTGCCGCATGGCGTGAAAGGTCTGGATGACGTGGTGCGCAACCCGATTTATTCCACTGGCGTGGGCTTGCTGATGTACGGCCTGCAGAAGCAGTCCGACGGGGTTTCGTTCTCCGGCATCGGCAGCCGCGACAGCTACAGCAACGACGAGCCACAGGCGCCGTTGCTGGACCGCTTGAAGAAGTGGGTTCAGGGCAACTTTTAA
- the lpxC gene encoding UDP-3-O-acyl-N-acetylglucosamine deacetylase, with protein MIKQRTLKNIIRATGVGLHSGEKVYLTLKPAPVDTGIVFCRADLDPVVQIPARAENVGETTMSTTLVNGDVKVDTVEHLLSAMAGLGIDNAYVELSASEVPIMDGSAGPFVFLIQSAGLEEQDAAKKFIRILREVTVEDGDKRATFVPFEGFKVSFEIDFDHPVFRDRTQSASVDFSSTSFVKEVSRARTFGFMSDIEYLRKHNLALGGSVENAIVVDADGVLNEDGLRYEDEFVKHKILDAIGDLYLLGNSLIGEFKGFKSGHALNNQLLRKLIEQTDAWEVVTFEDASTAPISYMRPVAAV; from the coding sequence ATGATTAAACAACGCACACTGAAAAATATTATCCGTGCCACAGGTGTAGGCCTGCATTCCGGTGAGAAGGTCTACCTGACCCTCAAGCCTGCGCCTGTCGACACTGGCATTGTGTTTTGTCGCGCTGACCTCGACCCTGTGGTGCAGATTCCTGCCCGCGCGGAAAACGTCGGTGAAACCACTATGTCGACGACGCTGGTCAACGGCGACGTCAAAGTGGACACGGTAGAGCACTTGCTCTCGGCCATGGCTGGCCTGGGCATCGATAACGCCTACGTCGAGCTCTCCGCGTCCGAAGTCCCGATCATGGATGGCAGCGCTGGACCCTTCGTATTCCTGATTCAATCGGCAGGCCTGGAAGAACAGGACGCCGCCAAGAAATTCATCCGCATCCTGCGTGAAGTGACAGTGGAAGACGGCGACAAGCGCGCCACTTTCGTCCCTTTCGAAGGCTTCAAGGTGAGTTTCGAGATCGATTTCGATCACCCGGTATTCCGGGACCGCACCCAGAGTGCAAGCGTGGATTTTTCCAGCACTTCGTTCGTAAAAGAAGTCAGCCGCGCCCGTACCTTTGGTTTCATGAGTGATATCGAGTACCTGCGCAAGCACAACCTCGCACTCGGCGGCAGCGTTGAAAACGCGATCGTGGTCGACGCGGATGGCGTGTTGAACGAAGACGGTCTTCGTTATGAAGACGAATTCGTCAAACACAAGATCCTCGATGCGATTGGCGACCTGTACCTGCTGGGCAACAGCCTGATTGGTGAGTTCAAAGGCTTCAAGTCCGGTCATGCACTGAACAACCAGCTGCTGCGCAAGTTGATTGAGCAGACAGATGCCTGGGAAGTGGTGACGTTCGAAGACGCCAGCACCGCACCGATCTCTTACATGCGCCCGGTTGCGGCCGTGTAA
- a CDS encoding heavy metal sensor histidine kinase, which translates to MSSNSIALRLSGMFTLVALLVFVLIGGALYQQVDKGLGLLPEAELDARYSVLESTVGRYGTPEHWVKINNKLKLLGEEDKRISFWISSGDPRYEYGHFTAQIRAAANGPLGTHDLHLPDQPYPLKVLVSQFPAKDQRPPLRFMIGINTETLHQTQHQLLIALISLAIVGVLLASALGYWVARIGLQPLIKLSQEAQRLAPPLRAGRLRLSPLPPELKQFVESFNSTLERVELAWSRLESFNADVAHELRSPLTNLIGQTQVALTRGRSAEHYFEVLQSNLEELERLRSIVNDMLFLASADQGNKATKLTSTSLAEEVATTLEYLDFILEDAQVQVQVSGDAQVQIEVAHLRRALINLLSNAVQHTEPGQVIEVLIEVQERQVSIGVANPGAPIANEHLPRLFERFYRVDASRSNSGNNHGLGLAIVKAIALMHGGDVFVRSDRGMNTFGIHLPV; encoded by the coding sequence GTGTCCAGTAACTCGATTGCCTTGCGTTTAAGCGGCATGTTCACGCTGGTGGCGCTGCTGGTGTTTGTGTTGATTGGCGGTGCGCTTTATCAACAGGTCGACAAAGGTCTGGGTTTGCTGCCGGAAGCCGAGCTCGACGCGCGCTACAGTGTGCTCGAATCCACCGTCGGCCGTTACGGCACGCCGGAGCATTGGGTGAAGATCAACAACAAACTCAAGCTGCTGGGCGAAGAAGACAAGCGCATCAGTTTCTGGATCAGCAGCGGCGATCCGCGCTATGAATACGGCCATTTCACTGCGCAGATCCGCGCTGCCGCCAACGGTCCGCTGGGTACGCATGACCTGCACCTGCCCGATCAGCCTTACCCGCTGAAAGTGCTGGTCAGTCAGTTCCCGGCCAAGGACCAGCGCCCGCCGCTGCGCTTCATGATCGGTATCAACACCGAGACGCTGCATCAGACCCAGCATCAACTACTCATCGCCCTGATCAGCCTGGCGATTGTCGGAGTGCTGCTGGCCTCGGCGCTGGGTTACTGGGTGGCGCGCATTGGCCTCCAGCCGCTGATCAAATTGTCTCAAGAGGCCCAGCGGCTGGCGCCACCGCTAAGAGCCGGGCGCTTGCGTCTGTCGCCGTTGCCGCCGGAACTCAAGCAGTTTGTCGAGTCGTTCAACTCGACGCTGGAGCGGGTCGAACTGGCCTGGTCGCGGCTGGAATCGTTCAACGCCGACGTCGCCCACGAACTGCGCTCGCCGCTGACCAATCTGATCGGCCAGACCCAGGTGGCGCTGACCCGCGGCCGTTCTGCCGAACATTATTTCGAAGTGCTGCAATCCAATCTTGAAGAGCTGGAGCGGCTGCGCTCGATCGTCAATGACATGCTGTTTCTCGCCAGTGCCGACCAGGGTAACAAAGCGACCAAACTCACCTCGACGTCACTGGCTGAGGAGGTAGCCACGACGCTGGAGTATCTGGATTTCATCCTTGAGGACGCGCAGGTCCAAGTGCAGGTCAGCGGCGATGCGCAGGTACAGATCGAGGTCGCGCATTTGCGCCGGGCGTTGATCAATTTGCTCAGCAACGCGGTGCAGCATACCGAGCCGGGTCAGGTGATCGAAGTGCTGATCGAGGTGCAGGAACGTCAAGTGAGTATCGGTGTCGCCAACCCCGGCGCACCGATTGCCAATGAGCATTTGCCGCGATTGTTCGAGCGCTTTTATCGGGTCGATGCGTCGCGCAGCAACAGTGGCAACAACCACGGCCTGGGACTGGCGATCGTCAAGGCGATTGCGCTGATGCATGGCGGGGATGTGTTTGTGCGCAGTGACCGCGGCATGAATACCTTTGGCATTCACCTTCCGGTCTGA
- a CDS encoding D-alanine--D-alanine ligase: MTAAYAKLFSTLAPKDFGRVAVLFGGLSAEREVSLKSGNAVLEALQSAGVDAFGIDVGADFLQRLLSEKIDRAFIILHGRGGEDGSMQGLLECAGIPYTGSGILASALAMDKLRTKQVWHSLGIPTPRHAVLCSEADCISAATELGFPLIVKPAHEGSSIGMAKVSSASELIDAWKAASTYDSQVLVEQWIQGPEFTIATLRDQVLPPIALGTPHTFYDYDAKYIANDTQYRIPCGLDAAKEQELMELTAKACEALGIAGWGRADVMQDADGQFWFLEVNTAPGMTDHSLVPMAARAAGLDFQQLVLAILAASVEESRG, encoded by the coding sequence ATGACTGCTGCCTACGCCAAGCTGTTTTCCACCCTCGCGCCGAAAGACTTCGGCCGCGTCGCCGTGCTCTTCGGCGGCTTGAGTGCCGAGCGTGAGGTTTCGTTGAAATCCGGTAACGCCGTGCTCGAGGCGCTGCAAAGCGCTGGCGTGGACGCGTTCGGCATCGACGTGGGCGCGGACTTCCTGCAGCGTCTGCTCAGCGAAAAGATCGATCGCGCATTCATCATTCTCCACGGTCGTGGCGGTGAAGACGGCAGCATGCAGGGCCTGCTCGAGTGCGCGGGCATTCCGTACACCGGCAGCGGCATTCTGGCGTCCGCGCTGGCGATGGACAAACTGCGCACCAAGCAGGTCTGGCACAGCCTCGGGATCCCGACGCCGCGTCACGCCGTGCTGTGCAGCGAAGCCGATTGTATTTCGGCGGCGACGGAACTGGGCTTCCCTTTGATCGTCAAACCGGCGCATGAAGGTTCAAGTATCGGGATGGCCAAAGTGAGTTCTGCGTCCGAGTTGATCGACGCATGGAAAGCGGCCAGTACCTACGATTCGCAAGTGTTGGTCGAGCAATGGATTCAAGGTCCGGAGTTCACCATCGCCACCCTGCGTGACCAGGTGTTGCCTCCTATCGCCCTGGGTACACCGCACACATTCTACGACTACGACGCCAAGTACATCGCCAACGATACCCAGTACCGCATTCCGTGCGGGCTGGATGCCGCCAAGGAACAAGAACTCATGGAACTCACGGCCAAGGCCTGTGAGGCGCTGGGTATCGCCGGTTGGGGCAGGGCGGACGTGATGCAGGACGCCGACGGGCAGTTCTGGTTCCTCGAAGTCAACACCGCACCGGGCATGACCGACCACAGTCTGGTGCCGATGGCGGCCCGTGCCGCCGGTCTGGATTTCCAGCAACTGGTCCTGGCCATTCTGGCGGCCAGCGTTGAAGAGTCGAGGGGTTAA
- a CDS encoding OprD family porin, with translation MRYPVRFTPLFIAIAATIAPIAHADESPAQGFVAGSSLNLNARNYYMNRNRLQKADDNIEWGQGFLGVFQSGYTEGTVGFGLDAHAMLGLKLDGGGGTDGSSILPISDGNGKAPGSFSTAGATLKMRAFDTELKAGDLFLTNPVIAGGDTRMLPQTFRGVSLSNHSFDGWLIEGGQASFTKPYNQSGHTRIGTSYGTLADGAESQHLNWAGVAWSGVEGLTSSLYASELKDIWHQYYYDLDYTWQLNDLISLNPGLHVYHTQDTGDALLGEIDNNTYSLHFTVGIGHHSVTAAYQRVNGNTPFDYISQGDSVYLDNSQQYSDFNGPNERSWKLKYAYDFAGVGVPGLTSALSYSRGTLDLTKADPDSQGYANWYSADGRNAKHWERDVDLQYVVQSGQAKDLAVRLQWATNRGGNGYGAIDSDTDEYRVIIDYPINVF, from the coding sequence GTGCGTTACCCAGTCCGTTTTACTCCGCTGTTCATTGCAATAGCCGCAACGATTGCACCCATCGCCCACGCCGATGAATCCCCCGCGCAAGGTTTCGTCGCCGGCTCAAGCCTCAACCTCAACGCCCGCAACTACTATATGAATCGCAACCGCCTGCAGAAGGCGGACGATAACATCGAGTGGGGCCAGGGCTTTCTCGGCGTGTTTCAATCGGGCTACACCGAAGGCACGGTCGGCTTCGGTCTGGATGCCCACGCCATGCTCGGGCTGAAGCTCGACGGTGGCGGCGGCACGGACGGCTCGAGCATCCTGCCAATCAGCGATGGCAACGGCAAAGCGCCGGGGTCGTTTTCCACCGCGGGCGCGACGTTAAAGATGCGTGCGTTCGACACCGAGTTGAAGGCCGGCGATCTGTTCCTCACCAACCCGGTGATCGCCGGCGGCGACACGCGCATGCTGCCGCAGACTTTTCGCGGCGTCAGCCTGAGCAACCATAGCTTCGATGGCTGGCTGATCGAAGGTGGCCAGGCCAGCTTCACCAAACCCTACAACCAGAGCGGGCATACGCGTATCGGCACTTCGTACGGCACGCTTGCGGACGGCGCCGAGAGCCAGCACTTGAACTGGGCCGGCGTGGCCTGGAGCGGCGTCGAAGGTTTGACCAGCAGCCTATATGCGTCCGAATTGAAAGACATCTGGCACCAGTACTATTACGACCTCGACTACACCTGGCAACTGAACGACCTGATCAGCCTCAACCCAGGCCTGCACGTCTATCACACGCAGGACACCGGCGATGCGCTGCTCGGCGAGATCGACAATAACACCTACAGCCTGCATTTCACCGTCGGCATCGGCCACCACAGCGTCACCGCCGCCTACCAGCGGGTCAATGGCAACACGCCGTTCGACTACATCAGCCAGGGCGACAGCGTTTATCTGGACAACTCCCAGCAATACTCGGACTTCAACGGGCCGAACGAGCGCTCGTGGAAGCTCAAATATGCCTATGACTTCGCTGGCGTCGGCGTGCCCGGGCTGACCTCGGCGCTGTCCTATTCGCGCGGTACGCTGGACCTGACCAAAGCTGATCCAGACAGTCAAGGCTATGCCAACTGGTACAGCGCCGATGGCCGCAACGCCAAACACTGGGAACGCGACGTCGATTTGCAGTACGTCGTGCAAAGCGGCCAGGCAAAGGACCTGGCGGTGCGCCTGCAATGGGCGACCAACCGTGGCGGCAACGGTTATGGCGCGATTGATTCAGATACCGATGAATACCGCGTGATCATCGACTACCCGATCAACGTCTTCTAA
- a CDS encoding cell division protein FtsQ/DivIB, giving the protein MQGAHLRHQPPAPGRKPVPRGASRMVAKEPMSARLPKANFSFLKSLFWPVLLVALGFGTYEGAQRLLPYADRPISKIAVQGDLSYISQQAVQQRIAPFVASSFFTIDLAGMRTELEQMPWIAHAEVRRVWPDQVVIRLEEQLPVARWGDESLLNNQGQAFTPKELANYEHLPQLFGPQRAQQQVMQQYQVLSQMLRPLGFSIARLELRERGSWFLTTGAGSSGPGIELLLGRGNLVEKMRRFIAIYDKTLKEQITNIARIDLRYANGLAVGWREPVAPTTAQPAVAKN; this is encoded by the coding sequence ATGCAAGGCGCGCATCTCAGACATCAGCCACCCGCACCCGGCCGCAAGCCGGTGCCGCGGGGTGCCAGCCGAATGGTGGCGAAAGAGCCGATGTCCGCGCGCCTGCCGAAAGCCAATTTCAGCTTTCTGAAAAGTCTGTTCTGGCCGGTGCTGCTGGTGGCGCTGGGCTTCGGTACTTACGAAGGCGCACAGCGTCTGCTGCCCTACGCCGACCGGCCGATCAGCAAGATCGCGGTGCAGGGCGACCTCAGCTACATCAGCCAGCAGGCAGTGCAGCAGCGGATCGCCCCGTTCGTGGCGTCGAGCTTCTTCACCATCGACCTCGCCGGCATGCGCACCGAGCTGGAGCAGATGCCCTGGATCGCCCACGCCGAAGTGCGCCGGGTGTGGCCGGATCAGGTGGTGATCCGCCTCGAAGAGCAACTGCCGGTGGCGCGATGGGGTGACGAGTCGTTGCTGAACAACCAGGGCCAGGCGTTCACGCCCAAGGAACTGGCGAACTACGAACACCTGCCACAGCTGTTCGGCCCACAACGGGCCCAGCAGCAAGTGATGCAGCAGTATCAGGTGCTGAGCCAGATGCTGCGCCCGCTGGGCTTTTCGATTGCACGCCTGGAATTGCGTGAACGCGGCAGCTGGTTTTTGACCACCGGTGCCGGCAGTTCCGGCCCCGGCATCGAGTTGCTGCTGGGACGCGGCAACCTGGTGGAAAAGATGCGCCGCTTCATCGCCATCTATGACAAGACGCTGAAAGAGCAGATTACGAACATTGCGCGGATCGATCTGCGCTACGCCAACGGCCTCGCCGTTGGCTGGCGGGAACCCGTAGCGCCGACGACAGCCCAACCCGCTGTCGCAAAGAATTAA
- the ftsZ gene encoding cell division protein FtsZ, giving the protein MFELVDNIPASPVIKVIGVGGGGGNAVNHMVKSNIEGVEFICANTDAQALKNIGARTILQLGTGVTKGLGAGANPEVGRQAALEDRERIAEVLQGTNMVFITTGMGGGTGTGAAPIIAEVAKEMGILTVAVVTRPFPFEGRKRMQIADEGIRMLSESVDSLITIPNEKLLTILGKDASLLSAFAKADDVLAGAVRGISDIIKRPGMINVDFADVRTVMSEMGMAMMGTGCASGPNRAREATEAAIRNPLLEDVNLQGARGILVNITAGPDLSLGEYSDVGSIIEAFASEHAMVKVGTVIDPDMRDELHVTVVATGLGAKIEKPVKVIDNTVHTSMASAQVQQPAPARQEAPAVNYRDLDRPTVMRNQAQAGAAAAAKMNPQDDLDYLDIPAFLRRQAD; this is encoded by the coding sequence ATGTTTGAACTCGTAGACAACATCCCCGCAAGCCCGGTAATCAAAGTTATCGGTGTTGGCGGTGGCGGCGGCAACGCTGTCAATCACATGGTCAAGAGCAACATCGAAGGCGTTGAGTTCATCTGCGCCAACACCGATGCTCAAGCGCTGAAAAACATCGGCGCGCGGACCATCCTGCAACTGGGCACTGGCGTGACCAAAGGCCTGGGTGCCGGCGCCAATCCTGAAGTCGGCCGTCAAGCCGCTCTGGAAGACCGCGAGCGTATTGCCGAAGTGCTGCAGGGCACCAACATGGTGTTCATCACCACCGGCATGGGCGGCGGTACCGGTACCGGTGCGGCGCCAATCATCGCCGAAGTGGCCAAGGAAATGGGCATCCTGACCGTTGCGGTCGTGACCCGTCCGTTCCCGTTCGAAGGCCGCAAGCGTATGCAGATCGCCGATGAAGGCATCCGCATGCTTTCGGAAAGCGTTGACTCGCTGATCACCATCCCGAACGAGAAGTTGCTGACCATCCTTGGCAAAGACGCAAGCCTCTTGTCGGCTTTCGCCAAGGCTGACGATGTCCTGGCCGGTGCCGTTCGCGGTATCTCCGACATCATCAAGCGTCCGGGCATGATCAACGTCGACTTCGCCGACGTACGTACCGTGATGAGCGAAATGGGCATGGCAATGATGGGCACTGGCTGCGCCAGCGGTCCGAACCGTGCACGTGAAGCCACTGAAGCGGCAATCCGCAACCCGTTGCTGGAAGACGTGAACCTGCAAGGCGCACGCGGCATCCTGGTCAACATCACCGCCGGTCCTGACCTGTCCCTGGGTGAGTACTCCGACGTTGGTTCGATCATCGAGGCCTTCGCTTCCGAGCACGCCATGGTCAAGGTCGGCACCGTGATCGATCCGGACATGCGCGACGAGCTGCACGTCACTGTGGTTGCCACCGGTCTGGGCGCGAAAATCGAGAAGCCTGTGAAGGTCATCGACAACACCGTTCACACCTCCATGGCTTCGGCTCAGGTGCAACAACCGGCTCCGGCCCGTCAGGAAGCGCCAGCGGTGAACTACCGCGATCTGGACCGTCCGACCGTCATGCGCAACCAGGCTCAGGCCGGTGCTGCGGCTGCCGCGAAGATGAATCCGCAAGATGACCTGGACTACCTGGACATCCCGGCTTTCCTGCGTCGTCAGGCCGATTGA